The Pasteurella multocida genome contains a region encoding:
- the apaH gene encoding bis(5'-nucleosyl)-tetraphosphatase (symmetrical) ApaH, translating to MATYLVGDLQGCYDELQRLLEKVQFDSTQDQLYLVGDLVARGDKSLECLRFVKSLGKSAKTVLGNHDLHLISTALGIKKVKVRDRVDAIFHAPDFEELIDWLRHQPLLVHNEQQNFLMTHAGISPDWDLATAKQCAHEVENVLRHGDYHNLIENMYDNRPDRWHDDLQVLDRLRYSINVFTRMRFCYWDHRLDFDCKLPPESAPEELTPWFNLANPLYQTIPIVFGHWASLVNTTTPNNIYALDTGCVWGNHMTMLRWEDKQYFSQRAVKNYRDF from the coding sequence ATGGCAACATATTTAGTAGGCGATTTACAGGGTTGTTACGATGAATTGCAACGTTTACTGGAAAAAGTGCAGTTCGATTCAACACAAGATCAACTTTATTTGGTTGGGGATTTAGTGGCACGCGGGGATAAATCTCTCGAATGCTTGCGCTTTGTCAAATCTCTGGGTAAATCTGCCAAAACGGTGTTAGGCAACCATGATTTACACTTGATTTCCACTGCACTGGGTATTAAAAAAGTGAAAGTGAGAGATCGAGTGGATGCCATTTTTCATGCTCCTGATTTTGAAGAATTAATTGATTGGCTACGTCATCAACCTTTACTTGTACACAATGAGCAACAGAACTTTTTAATGACCCATGCCGGCATTTCGCCGGATTGGGATCTTGCCACGGCGAAACAATGTGCGCACGAAGTGGAAAACGTGCTACGTCATGGTGATTACCACAATTTAATTGAAAATATGTATGACAATCGCCCTGATCGTTGGCATGATGATTTACAAGTTTTAGATCGTTTACGGTATAGCATTAATGTCTTTACCCGTATGCGTTTTTGCTATTGGGATCACCGCTTAGATTTCGACTGTAAGCTGCCACCAGAATCCGCCCCAGAAGAGCTCACGCCTTGGTTTAATTTAGCCAACCCACTTTATCAAACAATCCCCATTGTGTTTGGACATTGGGCAAGTCTAGTCAATACGACAACTCCAAACAATATCTATGCGTTGGATACAGGTTGTGTCTGGGGTAATCACATGACTATGTTACGTTGGGAAGACAAACAATACTTTAGCCAACGTGCGGTAAAAAATTATCGCGATTTTTAA
- the rsmA gene encoding 16S rRNA (adenine(1518)-N(6)/adenine(1519)-N(6))-dimethyltransferase RsmA: MNSKKHLGHTARKRFGQNFLHDNNVIHGIVSAIYPQKDQFLVEIGPGLGALTEPVGELVDHLTVVELDRDLAERLRHHPFLHHKITVIETDAMQFDFGQLYRDANLAEKKQKMRVFGNLPYNISTPLMFHLFKYHDCIQDMHFMLQKEVVKRLCAGPNSKAYGRLTIMAQYFCQVMPVLEVPPTAFKPAPKVDSAVVRLVPHKVLPHPVKDLYWLNRVCSQAFNQRRKTLRNALSTLFSADQLTELGIDLTARAENLSIADYARLANWLTDNPPADVNKDEMIEHLDD, encoded by the coding sequence ATGAATTCAAAAAAACATTTAGGTCATACCGCCCGTAAACGTTTCGGACAAAACTTTTTACATGATAATAATGTCATTCATGGCATTGTTTCCGCGATTTATCCCCAAAAAGATCAATTTTTAGTGGAGATCGGTCCCGGTTTAGGGGCATTAACTGAGCCTGTGGGCGAATTGGTCGATCATTTAACCGTGGTGGAATTAGACCGTGATTTAGCTGAGCGTTTACGCCACCACCCGTTCTTGCACCATAAAATCACCGTGATTGAAACAGATGCGATGCAGTTTGATTTTGGACAGCTTTATCGTGATGCAAATTTAGCAGAAAAAAAGCAAAAAATGCGAGTGTTTGGTAACTTACCTTACAACATTTCGACCCCATTAATGTTCCACTTATTTAAATATCACGATTGCATTCAGGACATGCACTTTATGTTGCAAAAAGAAGTGGTAAAACGTTTATGTGCAGGTCCAAACAGCAAAGCTTATGGGCGCTTAACCATTATGGCGCAATATTTCTGCCAAGTGATGCCGGTACTTGAAGTACCGCCGACGGCATTTAAACCCGCGCCGAAAGTGGATTCTGCTGTTGTACGCTTAGTACCACACAAAGTATTACCGCATCCCGTGAAAGACTTATATTGGTTAAACCGCGTATGTAGCCAAGCTTTTAATCAACGCCGTAAAACTTTACGCAATGCGTTATCAACTTTATTTAGTGCGGATCAATTAACGGAATTGGGTATCGATCTCACCGCACGCGCGGAAAACTTATCGATCGCTGATTATGCACGCTTAGCTAACTGGTTAACAGACAATCCACCAGCCGATGTTAACAAAGACGAAATGATTGAACATCTAGACGATTAA
- a CDS encoding peptidylprolyl isomerase has protein sequence MKMINVKSIFWAILGLFIYVSTAQAAERVVATVNGVPVLESQVKKNMGKKGQYQVALDKVIDDILVQQAIQNSGIKVNYAQVDQIIEGIAAQNGLTYGQLLDALDYQGISYNAYRQQIANQILMGEIRNQAIGQSIDVTREQVEALSKQLLNQAKQAGTEKKISAPQYEVRHILLKLNPLLNDAQAKAQLTQIRADIIAGKMSFADAALHYSKDYLSGANGGSLGFAFPEAYVGAFQKAILTTKKGVISAPFKTEFGWHILEVTNTREGDKTIDVYRQKAYEQLVNQQVKDVEKDWVKALRKNAEIRYLK, from the coding sequence ATGAAAATGATTAATGTAAAATCTATTTTCTGGGCAATACTAGGGCTTTTTATCTATGTTTCTACTGCGCAGGCCGCAGAACGCGTTGTTGCCACCGTTAATGGTGTGCCAGTGTTAGAAAGCCAAGTCAAAAAAAATATGGGGAAAAAAGGTCAATATCAAGTTGCTTTGGATAAAGTGATTGATGATATTTTAGTGCAACAAGCCATTCAAAATTCAGGCATTAAAGTCAATTATGCACAAGTCGATCAAATCATTGAAGGCATTGCTGCACAAAATGGCTTGACTTATGGACAATTATTGGATGCCTTAGATTATCAAGGCATTAGCTACAATGCTTATCGTCAACAAATTGCTAATCAAATCTTAATGGGAGAAATCCGTAACCAAGCGATTGGACAAAGTATTGATGTGACTCGAGAGCAAGTTGAAGCCTTGAGTAAACAACTGCTAAATCAAGCAAAACAAGCAGGAACAGAAAAGAAAATTTCTGCCCCACAATATGAAGTAAGACATATTCTGTTAAAATTAAACCCGTTATTAAATGATGCACAAGCAAAAGCACAATTAACCCAAATTCGTGCCGATATTATTGCGGGTAAAATGAGCTTTGCCGATGCGGCGTTACACTATTCGAAAGATTACCTTTCTGGTGCCAATGGCGGTAGCCTAGGCTTTGCCTTCCCTGAGGCCTATGTGGGCGCATTCCAAAAAGCGATTCTGACAACGAAAAAAGGTGTGATTTCTGCCCCATTTAAAACCGAATTTGGTTGGCATATTTTAGAAGTGACCAACACTCGTGAAGGGGATAAAACGATTGATGTCTATCGCCAAAAAGCCTATGAACAGTTAGTAAATCAACAAGTTAAAGATGTGGAAAAAGATTGGGTCAAGGCATTACGTAAAAACGCAGAAATTCGTTATCTAAAATAG
- the pyrR gene encoding bifunctional pyr operon transcriptional regulator/uracil phosphoribosyltransferase PyrR, translating into MEKIIIDENQFLRTISRISHEIIEKHQRLDNIVIVGIKRRGAEIAELIKKKIADLANVELPSIDLDITFYRDDLEYAEPDSKSPTYSGASSFISIHNKEVILVDDVLYTGRTIRAALDALVDFGRAAKIELVIFVDRGHRELPIRADYVGKNVPTSRSEEVQVRTLKFDNCYEVALLSPTK; encoded by the coding sequence ATGGAAAAAATCATTATTGATGAAAACCAATTTCTCCGCACCATTTCCCGTATTTCACACGAGATTATCGAAAAACACCAACGTTTAGACAATATTGTCATTGTAGGCATTAAACGACGTGGTGCGGAAATTGCGGAGTTAATTAAGAAAAAAATTGCTGACCTCGCAAACGTTGAGTTACCCTCAATTGATCTGGATATCACCTTTTACCGTGATGATTTAGAATATGCTGAACCTGACTCCAAATCGCCTACCTATAGCGGTGCCTCCAGTTTTATTAGTATCCACAATAAAGAAGTGATTTTAGTCGATGACGTACTTTATACCGGCAGAACCATTCGTGCAGCACTCGATGCATTAGTGGATTTCGGTCGTGCCGCAAAAATTGAGCTTGTTATTTTTGTGGACAGAGGGCACCGTGAACTGCCAATTCGCGCGGATTATGTCGGTAAAAACGTTCCAACCAGTCGCAGTGAAGAAGTGCAAGTGCGCACCCTGAAGTTCGACAATTGTTATGAAGTTGCACTACTTTCGCCGACAAAATAA